The following proteins are encoded in a genomic region of Deltaproteobacteria bacterium:
- the sctV gene encoding type III secretion system export apparatus subunit SctV, which translates to MKQDTFFSLNNLIAKYSDLILAALVISVLGMIIIPLPPAVLDVLLIIDLAIGVIILLVALYISEALKIASFPTILLMTTLYRLALNIAVTRLILSDGHAGQVVQAFGTIVVGGNYVVGGILFLIITLINFIVIAKGAERVSEVGARFTLDAMPGKQMSIDADLRAGIVTMEQAMERRSTLQRESQLYGAMDGAMKFVKGDAIAGIIITVINIIGGLIIGVMQRGMTVGDAAKTYTLLTIGDGLTAQIPALIISVAAGVVVTRVASEQKEANLGRDILTQITAYPKALIIGAVLMFILAAVPNFPKIPFIVLGVVLGGSGLILTRGKTRALQQIMETPKEEVIKKAVAKHGDNLPFVMPSPISLEVGSSLIPFVDDSQDGGRFINELIPLLRHGLYYELGVNFPGIQVRGQTIDMEAEAYVININEVPVARGKIEKGSILVGEPLEQLTLFNITGKETIHPIDGSIVTWISQDYKDIATQAGFRMWDIAEYLILHLSYVLRKHANEFLGLQEVQTLLNELEKSHPALVKELVPKIITVMQLSEIFQRLVQEDVSIRDIKNVFATLAQWGEVERDTVALTEHVRAGLKRYITHKFAGQAGTLAVYLLDPEIEEMIKGAIRKTDKGNYLALEPEVTQDIVEAVGREIASHPLPPGAKPPVILTIAEVRRYFRKIIELEFPQLSVLSYQELSENVRIQPIARVSLPQQSAA; encoded by the coding sequence GTGAAACAAGACACCTTTTTCAGTCTCAACAACCTGATCGCCAAGTATAGTGATCTGATTCTGGCGGCGCTGGTGATTTCTGTTTTGGGGATGATCATTATCCCCCTGCCGCCGGCGGTCCTGGATGTCCTCCTGATTATCGACCTGGCGATCGGTGTGATCATCCTTCTGGTGGCCCTGTACATTTCCGAGGCCTTGAAGATCGCCTCATTCCCGACGATCCTCCTTATGACGACACTGTACCGGTTGGCGTTGAACATCGCCGTCACCCGTCTGATCCTTTCGGATGGTCACGCCGGACAGGTGGTCCAGGCCTTCGGGACAATCGTGGTCGGGGGAAACTATGTGGTGGGCGGTATCCTCTTTTTGATCATCACCCTCATTAATTTTATTGTTATCGCCAAAGGGGCCGAGCGTGTTTCGGAGGTCGGGGCCCGTTTCACCCTGGACGCGATGCCCGGCAAACAGATGTCGATTGATGCCGACCTGCGGGCCGGGATCGTCACCATGGAACAGGCGATGGAACGACGTTCCACCCTCCAGCGGGAATCGCAACTCTACGGGGCGATGGACGGCGCGATGAAGTTTGTCAAAGGGGATGCGATCGCCGGGATTATCATTACGGTGATCAACATTATCGGCGGCCTCATTATTGGTGTCATGCAACGGGGGATGACAGTGGGGGATGCGGCCAAGACTTATACCCTTTTGACCATCGGTGACGGGCTGACCGCTCAAATTCCGGCGCTGATCATTTCTGTCGCTGCCGGTGTCGTGGTGACACGGGTCGCCTCGGAACAGAAAGAGGCCAATCTGGGACGGGATATCCTGACGCAGATCACCGCCTACCCGAAGGCGCTCATCATCGGGGCGGTGCTGATGTTCATCCTGGCGGCAGTTCCCAACTTTCCCAAGATCCCCTTTATTGTCTTGGGAGTGGTGCTGGGGGGGTCCGGACTGATCCTGACACGCGGCAAGACCAGGGCGCTCCAGCAGATCATGGAGACCCCCAAGGAAGAGGTGATCAAAAAGGCGGTGGCCAAGCATGGGGACAACCTGCCGTTTGTCATGCCGTCGCCGATTTCACTGGAGGTTGGTTCGTCCCTCATTCCTTTTGTGGATGATAGTCAGGACGGGGGTCGTTTTATCAATGAACTGATCCCGCTCCTGCGGCATGGCCTCTACTATGAACTGGGGGTCAACTTTCCCGGTATCCAGGTTCGCGGCCAGACGATCGATATGGAGGCGGAGGCGTATGTCATCAATATCAATGAGGTCCCGGTGGCGAGGGGGAAGATCGAAAAGGGCTCTATCCTTGTGGGGGAACCGCTCGAGCAATTGACCCTCTTTAATATTACCGGCAAGGAAACGATCCATCCGATCGATGGTTCCATCGTGACTTGGATCTCACAGGATTACAAAGATATCGCGACGCAGGCCGGTTTCCGGATGTGGGATATTGCGGAATACCTGATCCTCCACCTTTCTTATGTCCTCCGTAAACATGCGAATGAATTTTTGGGATTGCAGGAGGTGCAGACGCTCCTGAACGAACTGGAAAAGAGTCATCCCGCTTTGGTAAAGGAACTGGTGCCGAAGATTATTACCGTCATGCAGCTCTCGGAGATTTTTCAGAGACTGGTGCAGGAGGATGTCTCGATCCGCGACATCAAGAACGTCTTTGCGACGCTCGCCCAATGGGGGGAGGTAGAGAGGGATACCGTCGCCCTGACGGAACATGTTCGGGCCGGACTCAAACGGTATATCACCCACAAGTTTGCGGGACAGGCAGGGACCCTCGCTGTTTATCTCTTGGACCCGGAGATTGAGGAGATGATCAAGGGGGCGATCCGCAAGACCGACAAAGGGAATTACCTCGCCCTTGAGCCGGAGGTGACGCAGGATATCGTTGAGGCGGTGGGGCGTGAGATTGCGAGCCACCCGTTGCCGCCCGGTGCCAAGCCACCGGTTATTCTGACGATTGCAGAGGTGCGGCGGTATTTTAGAAAAATTATTGAACTGGAATTTCCTCAGCTCTCCGTCCTTTCTTATCAGGAACTTTCGGAGAACGTCCGAATCCAGCCGATCGCCCGTGTCTCTCTGCCACAACAGTCCGCGGCTTAG